TCTAAACTTGAACGTGTTTGCgacaaaacaataaaaaaatgttgtatcaaagttaatttaatttaaaatttaattttaatatactgtTAGTATAAAATGATTTTACAAgtgtatttaaatatataaaaatatattattaacaaAAAGTAACTTTTTTATTACGTAtaaataatcatttaaaaatattaaatataattagataattatataaaatattttataatactattattatattaaactTAAGTGGCAAAACATGTTGATTTGGACTGacaaaaaataacataaaggaTTTGCAAtgacaaaattaattttatacttcaaataaattatcatttctgtaaaagttttaaaattctAACAAACCTATATCCATGATGAAAATTTATGTTTGATATTTTTGTTTCTCAAAaactatttataaaattaatttccttcatttataattaaattcatCGGTATTCCGAACTTTCATAAATAAAAACGGTGCCAATCATCAAATTCAACCCGACCATCTTAGTTACCTGATAcatagtaattaaaatttaacatacaACTCAAAATCTAATACTCCATTATTGCTTCTATATCAATCCAAATGATTTGGCTAGTTTATAGTTTATTCAAACTTTCTTATAGTTTCTGGGAATTTACATGATGATTAAGTATTTTGGTACAATAATAATTCATGATTATTGTCACGGAAGGAGCATTCTAAGTCATTCAAGAAAACATTACATACAtaatactttaatttaatttgctTCGTGGCATTCCCTTAAGTCCTTAACTTAAACATATGTTAATGTTAATGTcaatgtttattattattatttttctacaGCACCTAACAAGAACTACAAATGTTGTCGAAACTAGACGCAGAGAAAAAGGATAGAATAATAGATAATgtcaaaaaagaaaattataagataaataGATAAgtattggattggaaaaagtaTATAAAGCTTGGAGAACCTGGTTCCCTATCTAATCTTTTTACAACATCGATCATAGGACTTTTAATTTTCAGTTCTATTATCTATACATTTTAAAGTACCATATTCTTACATGACAAGGAAGGGAATGAATGGGATATGTATGTAAAAGAAACTTTGGaaccctttctttcttttcctttctcctttttgtttttttgttttttgtttttagttttatttatttattttgttaaaagcagccaagataaatataaaaaaaagtaaccGAAATTCTCGGCATATAATAATAACTTCCACAATTAgtaatgtttattttttttggggACTAATTAGTAAtgtttataataaataaaagtgttGGTTTCAcattttacaaaatataattaagcacatagtgtaatatttttttactacaaaaaatattagaataataaTCGATTTtaacaacaaataaaattgATTGCTTATAGTAACCGTTTAGCAACTGAAATATTGGTCGTCATTTAACGACCGATTTTATTCGGGATCGATATTGTTCAATATAAATTTAGTATTCttgattaaaaattatttgCTTTAATCAGACACTAAATTGGTCGTTATGCTAATAAGTTCTTGTAGTGtctaaattttagaaaaaaatattggagtgatttttcttttttttttcaaaaaataatatgtGCAATATGTTACTTAATTGCATGGTATTTCAGCTAATTAAATtacctaaaaaaataaattaaacatataaTGTCATCTATAATTTGATGTACTACATGTACTCATAGGAGATTCTAGAGATAACACATATATGAGGTCTTTTCAGATATACATTGAGTCATTGATTCACATCCAAAACTtaatcttttcttatttttcatccTAAAATTACGGAGACAAAAATAAAGCACATAAAATCATAAGAAAAATAGCACCTCCTTGATATTTCCCCGTGGCCTTCGGCTTTTATGCTCTCTATAATTTCATTTCACAATATAAAGTCAAATAAAATCCATCCAACAAACATATTCtgccaaataaaaaaaaaatattggtttCCTAAAGGCAAACTTCAAAGTCAAAGTTGCCTCACCTTAAATCTATTTTCACTGTTAACACTTAACAATTAACATGTCCGAATCTAGGGGTGTGCATGGCCCGGCCCGGCCCGAAGACCCGGCCCGGTCCCGAACACTTTAGGagctaatttggtgtgatttcatcgggtctagggtcgggttagggtctcaaaaatagacccggtcattattttGGGTCGGGTCCGGGCCATAGCTCGGGTCACCCGAAATCGGCCCGGTGGCCCGGTCACCATACacaataaatattttgtattattagtgatggatgatggcTATTATTATGtagaatttaagtattgtaaaccttaatattttgtgttattagtcattatatataagactataagttaatgttttatatttaaaatacataagACTTTaaactaatgcataatattgtgttatttatattgatttaaatatttggtgttattaggcaatattagtattggttatggttatgctttaattttagataagagttggttcttgttatatttttctaagtgaattttaccatgtcaaataatggttggagtcttggaaatttggatatttttacatgctaaCTTACAAGAAGGTATCAAGGTAATATAATGTTAACGGCCCGGTTTTTACCCGGTTTTCACCCGGTTTTCACCCGGTATAGTTGTGGCCCGAAATGGTAtaggtttcatcgggtctaTGGTCGGGTTCGGGTCTCATAAATGGACCCGGTACATATTTCGGGCCGGGTCTGGGTCACATCAAACCCGGTTTCACCCGGCCCATGCACACCCCTATCCGAATCAtttaccttttttattttttttcttttatttttggtcatGGGTATCAGGGTATGGGCTAGGATGACCCAACCTACATaccttttctattttcttttcctaTTTTGGTATGGATCGAATCATtcacatttttcaaaaataatctAATGGgctttatatttttaatatttcacAGAAACAGGCCCTGACAAAAAAATACGGCCCAATACCCAAGAAAAAGCGCAAACGGTATTAGAAACTGTCCAATCcacttaacaaaaaaaatgtccaaaaaattaaaaaaagtactTTTTATTCATAACAAACATTTTTCTTCTAatgctttcaaaaaaaaaaaaattgcggtttaacattaataataataataaaaaaacatttaGCTTTCTTTAATTTGTATTTGTTTGCAAAACTTCAACACACACTCAAATAGaatgcataaaaaaaatttcatttgcTAATATCTAAGGAGATAAACGAGTTAGaacaataatatattaataaaagtcATATACATATTACATAACATAACATATCATCTAtatctatctatatatatatagaataatGCTAGAGTCTGAGCCACTGATCTCCATTGATGAAGCTCTTGTCAAGGAAAGGCCTTGCTTGCTGATAGTTGAATGATTTTGACCATGGCACTCTCTGTCTTCTATCTGCTCCTCTTCCCATATTCTTATATTCACCAAACACTGCAGTCCTGCATACAAATACAAATACTAATTAATATTGAATCTAATATACTACAAttaaattatatggaaatattAGTCACATATTTGAATATATACCTTTTTCTTTCTGGATGGTTCCATTCTGACCAGCCTTGAGGATTGATGATATCATCCATGTAACAATTGGAGTATATAATTCTTGAGTAGTTACCCCATGCTCTTCCAAGGTACACACTCCCACTCCCTCTAATCTTGCATCCTACAAATGAAAATCCTGTGTCTTGATTTTCTGAATCCCTATGATGTGCTGCAATTGCTCCAAAGCTCTCTGCTATTGATTCAAGCCTACATTTCTGTTCATTTTGTACAATTTCAACAATTTCGAATCGAGTAGATCTAATTCAATCTTAAAAACTAGTCGAATATCTTATACTTATAAACATTATAGAAATatcaaggttctgaaaatcgaACGGCTAGAAAAGACTATTTATTATTAGCATATATGAGTgaaaataaagtatttttgCAACATAGGTGAATAGTGAACTAATAAATTAGGAAATGAAAAGAGTAAATAATGTTATTTTGATACCTCATAGAGTGATTTAGCACTGCCAAAGATGAAATCAATCTTTCCTTGGATGTAACATTTATAGAAGTAATGTGTTCCTGTGTTGTCTAAGAGAGTGTCCTGTGTTCCTTTGATCTTAACTTTATAGAACATGGCTCTATTACTGTTTACCCTTAGTGCCACTGCTTGCATTCCATTTCCACCAGGCATTGCAACCACTGAATTCTAAAACCAACCAAATTAAAGTTTTGTTACATGTTCTGATATTGttccataaaaataaatagaaaaatgtGTCCTGAATTTACCTCAAAAGTGACCTGAGAGGCACAGAAAAAATCAGAGTCAATTCCAACAGTTGCTGAACCATAGGTTCCCAATGTTTGGCCATTAGGGCCTTGATCAGATGATTTGCTGTTCCAAGTAATCACAGCACTTGATGTTTCATTTCTTTTACCTATAAATGAAATATAAGGTTTGCTCTTTGGCACAAGCACTTTTTCCCTGCATAATTTTCATATAAACTAAGTCAAAGTATAGAAAATAACTCatcttttgttattatttttttagagttTAAATTCAAAGGTTAATATTCAAATTAGGCAAAAATCAATTTAGTCATCAAAAGAGTAGATGTCTCAAATTAGTCCCtcaattttattgatatttttcgAAGCGTCTAAATCTTTTTAAGGACTAATTTAACTATTATCGCTTGAATTTGAGAATTCGGactataaaaaaaaactaacagaAATTCATACCAATTTGACCAACACAATGTAGGTAAAATTTTTAATCACTTGATGATATAAGAATATAGCTTTCAAAACAGAGGAATATTTGAGAAACCAAATATAATTGGTGCCATTAACCCAAAAACCAAAAGCTTATCTTTTTCATTCAAAAGAATTTAAGGTAGATAACAGTAACAAAAAGAAGTTAGTAACTGACCTATAAGTTCCTGGATAAATGTAAATTTTGACCCTTTCTTTGTTGTGATCTGGAACCATATTCACAGCACCTTGAACAGTTTTTGAATGTCCCTTACCATGTTGATCAACCACAATAACTCTAACCTCTTTCTTTGATCTCAATTCCAAACTCTCCTCACCCACTTCCAAATCCTCCCAACTAATGTAGCTCTTcacattatcatcatcatcatcaacaacatTCCCATTGAAAtatccttcttcttcttctgctgctgctgctgctaaATTCACCTGAACCTTCAAACTCAAAACCATAACAACAAACAAGACCATAATAACTCTAGGAAACAACCCCATGATCATGATCATGAAAAAGAAGGTTTCTTTAGTTCAAGAAACTCTAGTGAGGAAGtgaatgaagaagaataaatAAAGCTTATAATGGTAACGGTTTATTTGAGTTGAAGCGTGGAGTAGCTGAATACAATAAATAAGGAAGCGTTGTATGTGGTGCATGaaaataacataatattatttattattaataaataataataatatatacgaAAACATGGGCTTGTTttaattgtgtttaattgaAAGAGGAACATAAAGAGACTTTGTACTTGTGTTTAATTAAGGCAATAAACataaatgaatgaatgaatgaataaatTAAATGCAAGCATATGAATGTGCAAAGTGGTGAAGCAGAAAGAGTGTTGTGTAACTAGATAATAAAGTGTGTATGGTTTTTAAAGTTGAGTCACATAGAAAGAATAAGAGATGCTTGGTTTAATTTGGTGGCATGTTTGATATTATTAGtttagaaaaaaagaaagaaaaaaagggttaaaaattaaaacttaaaaggaagaagaagttgCATTACATTAGTGGCAACAAGAAGAGCGGTTGTAGCTTCATTGGGTGCAACTGCCTCCCACTATGTCTATGCTATATTGGAATTGGATCTTATTATTTACTTTACTTCATCTATTGCATTCACATGCATGCAATTTTGAGTTTAATTTAACATTTTACACGTCGTGCAATTACAACTGTTTTTTCAAATGACTATTTATgcagttaattttaaaaataattattttttattaatatggCATTATATGATTCGacagtatattaaaattaaatttataaaataaagaatttaattttaatttactgAACTATGTAGATAATTTTATAcgataatctaattatttatgtatttaaataatattttaaaggtttaattattctgttggtcctatagtttcgcgaaatttttaattaggtccctatactttttttcctttcaattgAGTCCttacaccaattttttttaattgggtctctacacttttttttctttttatttgggtccctgcaccaatttttttttttagttgggtcccTATAAAATTATATAAGTCAATTACTGCTaagagggacctaattgaaaaaaaaatagtgcaggaatccaattaaaaaaaaagtatagaaacCTAATTACAAATTTTGCGAAACGAGACCAACACagtaattaaacctattttaaataacaaatttacaagttagttatttttgttatatagaatttttttatactgataatatataaaaatgaaaTTCTACCGTTTGAATTATCATGTGTGTGATAGTAATAGTAGTGTATATATAGCCTCATTCCTTTTTATGGGTTTCAATAATGAATTTTGTTGACttgttgattttattttttaaatttggtagaTGATATGATTTTGGAAGTTATGGTTGAGCTACTACAAATGCTAATATTAAAGTGTGCTTTTGGATGAGAAATAATTGGATAAACTACCATTGAGAATGTTTCTGGTCTTTAAAACAATGATTACATTATAAGCATTTGACCCtgctttttttattaatattattattattttttttagtccCTGCCTCTCTTTTCTGGTTCGTTAGGAAGATAATAAAAGAAGAAATTGTGGAACAAAGAATTTTAACTTGATCTAATAGAAACACAGAAAAATTGCGGTGGACACTGTTGTTTAGCTTTAAATAGACAATTTGGTAGGACCATTTTTTAAATGGAAAATGATATTTAtacaattattttattctagTTGTTTACATtagattaacaaaataataatataattcaaaatagTCGATATTggtggtaaaaaaaaaaaactaaaaaattgataatttcTGAAATAAATGACAATATATTAATagctaaaaaattaaaaaaataagaaagaaaattgAGAGATAACTTGAAGCTGTAAAGTGAATAATAATTGGAATAAAAATATGGAGAATAAATGTAGGTATCATATAATGATGAGTGTAGCAGTTACAATATGTTATATTGGATGTATATTGAAGAATATTTGGTGTGGGTTGTTCTTTAAGTACCTTGTTAATGTATGGGATTGTACAATACCAAATCATTTCAAAACTCTCCATTCTTCACTACTGTCATTGGCAATTTAAGGTAACAAATAATTACTATGTAGCATGAGGCTGCTTCAAAGTCTTTGTTCATGAGTGCCATTGCCATGCCttactctctctctttctctctctcataCATCACATTTGTCTTTAGATAATTATTCatgtaattaatataaaatataatatttttattgatataatattacGTAATTGAATACATGTATAAAATtatgcattaaaattaaattattaataataatagcaCACACATGGTTCCATCACCTCTCACCTCTCCACATTTATGATAACTTAGGATCATAGAGTGATTCACTGAATTGGTATCAATTTTTGCACAAATGTGTATGTATCTATAAAGTCATGGTGGTGTTACTACTTTCTACCATTACTATTCCTCAATGGTAAGAGATTGTATTTGTTTACTTGgtcaaaattatttatttatttatttcaatctaATCCATTTTTGTGATAGTAAGTAGAGATTTCATGCTCTAACAGAGTTCCTAATATCAAGTCATCAAAAGGAGCAgagcattttatttttaaacaaaaatggTCAACATTTatgataattattttgattcttATGACAATTTGTTTGAGATTCTAGATTTCTTGTTAATAATttgtgttttgatttttttttccataAAATTCTAAAACTGAAAAATATAA
The Arachis stenosperma cultivar V10309 chromosome 7, arast.V10309.gnm1.PFL2, whole genome shotgun sequence genome window above contains:
- the LOC130942132 gene encoding pectinesterase QRT1-like translates to MIMIMGLFPRVIMVLFVVMVLSLKVQVNLAAAAAEEEEGYFNGNVVDDDDDNVKSYISWEDLEVGEESLELRSKKEVRVIVVDQHGKGHSKTVQGAVNMVPDHNKERVKIYIYPGTYREKVLVPKSKPYISFIGKRNETSSAVITWNSKSSDQGPNGQTLGTYGSATVGIDSDFFCASQVTFENSVVAMPGGNGMQAVALRVNSNRAMFYKVKIKGTQDTLLDNTGTHYFYKCYIQGKIDFIFGSAKSLYEKCRLESIAESFGAIAAHHRDSENQDTGFSFVGCKIRGSGSVYLGRAWGNYSRIIYSNCYMDDIINPQGWSEWNHPERKRTAVFGEYKNMGRGADRRQRVPWSKSFNYQQARPFLDKSFINGDQWLRL